One stretch of Micromonospora echinospora DNA includes these proteins:
- a CDS encoding ParA family protein → MAGNGDRAETWTSELREQQATLGADLGPADPAAYTMRKPIPEPMPTDRHGPARIIAMANQKGGVGKTTTTINLGAALAEYGRKVLLVDFDPQGALSVGLGVNPHNLDLSVYNLLMQDDVTAEDVLIKTDVAGLHLLPANIDLSAAEIQLVNEVAREMALARVLRTIRKEYDFILIDCQPSLGLLAINALTVAHGVLIPLECEFFSLRGVALLLDTIDKVRERLNFDLELEGILATMYDSRTTHCRQVLQRVVEAFGDKVYQTVITKTVKFPESTVAGAPITTLDPASSGARNYRQLAREVIAAQADR, encoded by the coding sequence ATGGCAGGAAACGGTGACCGTGCCGAGACCTGGACGTCGGAGCTCCGTGAGCAGCAGGCGACGCTGGGCGCCGATCTCGGCCCCGCCGACCCGGCCGCGTACACCATGCGCAAGCCGATCCCCGAACCCATGCCGACCGACCGGCACGGCCCGGCGCGGATCATCGCGATGGCCAACCAGAAGGGCGGCGTCGGCAAGACCACGACGACCATCAACCTGGGCGCGGCCCTGGCCGAGTACGGCCGCAAGGTGCTGCTCGTCGACTTCGATCCGCAGGGCGCCCTCTCGGTCGGGCTGGGCGTCAACCCGCACAACCTGGACCTGTCGGTCTACAACCTGCTCATGCAGGACGACGTCACCGCCGAGGACGTCCTGATCAAGACCGACGTGGCCGGGCTGCACCTGCTGCCCGCCAACATCGACCTCTCCGCCGCCGAGATCCAGCTGGTCAACGAGGTCGCCCGGGAGATGGCCCTGGCGCGGGTGCTGCGCACCATCCGCAAGGAGTACGACTTCATCCTGATCGACTGCCAGCCCTCACTGGGCCTGCTGGCGATCAACGCGCTCACCGTCGCGCACGGCGTGCTCATCCCGCTGGAGTGCGAGTTCTTCAGCCTGCGCGGCGTCGCGCTGCTGCTCGACACCATCGACAAGGTGCGTGAGCGGCTCAACTTCGACCTGGAACTCGAAGGCATCCTCGCCACCATGTACGACAGCCGCACCACCCACTGCCGCCAGGTGCTGCAGCGGGTGGTCGAGGCGTTCGGCGACAAGGTCTACCAGACCGTCATCACCAAGACGGTGAAGTTCCCCGAGTCCACGGTGGCCGGCGCCCCGATCACCACCCTCGACCCGGCCTCCTCCGGCGCGCGCAACTACCGGCAGCTCGCCCGGGAGGTCATCGCCGCCCAAGCGGACCGGTAG
- a CDS encoding segregation and condensation protein A, giving the protein MTAPPIDPPHGTGDPAVAVQVDGADPVSSGFTVRLDNFTGPFDLLLQLISKHKLDVTEVALHKVTDEFIAYLRAMGDQWDLDETSEFLLVAATLLDLKAARLLPSAEVEDEEDLALLEARDLLFARLLQYKAYKEAAAHIAELEAVGGRRYPRAVTLEPRYAEALPDLVLGIGPERLRKLAVKAMSPKPVPEVSIAHVHMVRVSVREHAGIIADRLRRAGIATFSLLCADCEMTLEVVARFLALLELYRQGLVAFVQEQALEELTVRWTGPADGEAELTVDEYAGTPEPTPAAAPDGAGAPDAAGVPDGAVSGAVAVPGGGTSADAAASGPVAGPGGGASADSAASADAAAPTEAADEPAPTQE; this is encoded by the coding sequence GTGACCGCACCGCCCATCGACCCGCCGCACGGCACCGGCGACCCTGCCGTAGCCGTGCAGGTCGACGGCGCCGACCCGGTCAGCAGCGGTTTCACCGTCCGGCTGGACAACTTCACCGGCCCGTTCGACCTGCTGCTCCAGCTGATCAGCAAGCACAAGCTGGACGTCACCGAGGTCGCGCTGCACAAGGTCACCGACGAGTTCATCGCGTACCTGCGGGCGATGGGCGACCAGTGGGACCTGGACGAGACCAGCGAGTTCCTGCTCGTCGCCGCCACCCTGCTCGACCTCAAGGCGGCCCGGCTGCTGCCCTCGGCCGAGGTCGAGGACGAGGAGGACCTGGCGCTGCTGGAGGCGCGGGACCTGCTGTTCGCGCGGCTGTTGCAGTACAAGGCGTACAAGGAGGCCGCCGCGCACATCGCCGAGCTGGAGGCGGTCGGCGGCCGGCGCTACCCGAGGGCGGTCACGCTCGAACCCCGGTACGCGGAGGCGCTGCCCGACCTGGTGCTCGGCATCGGTCCCGAGCGGCTGCGCAAGCTCGCGGTCAAGGCGATGAGCCCGAAACCGGTGCCCGAGGTGTCGATCGCGCACGTGCACATGGTCCGGGTCAGCGTCCGCGAACACGCCGGCATCATCGCCGACCGGCTGCGCCGCGCCGGGATCGCCACGTTCTCGCTGCTCTGCGCCGACTGCGAGATGACGCTCGAGGTGGTGGCCCGGTTCCTGGCGCTGCTGGAGCTGTACCGGCAGGGTCTCGTGGCGTTCGTGCAGGAGCAGGCGCTGGAGGAGCTGACTGTTCGGTGGACCGGCCCGGCCGACGGCGAGGCCGAGCTCACAGTCGACGAGTACGCCGGCACGCCCGAGCCCACCCCCGCCGCGGCGCCCGACGGTGCCGGGGCCCCCGACGCCGCCGGGGTGCCCGACGGCGCCGTATCCGGCGCTGTCGCCGTGCCCGGTGGCGGCACGTCGGCTGACGCTGCCGCATCCGGCCCTGTCGCTGGGCCCGGCGGCGGCGCATCGGCCGACAGTGCCGCATCCGCTGACGCCGCCGCACCCACCGAGGCGGCGGACGAGCCCGCACCGACGCAGGAGTGA